The Cryptomeria japonica chromosome 2, Sugi_1.0, whole genome shotgun sequence region TTCTTAGTGTGGCTATGTTGGTTAGTCAAATTATGAAAAGTTTCCCAACTAGATGCTACTACTATTTAGCAAGATGATCATAAAGATTGGAATAGCTTCATCGCAAGTTGGAAGCCCATTAGTACTTTTAGTTGTTTGGGGTCCTTTGTGTATAATTGagatttctttttccttttgttaatatatttttaatagtttaattgtTTGATTGTTCTTGTCCTAAATGATTATGACTTTGGCATAATTTTATGGAAGTGTGATTCTATTCCACCCATATTTTATGTGAATCATGTATCATATTTTAATTATtacaatattaaaaataaaatactatttttctttttcttttttaatataaaaatataactcttttcattattataaataaataaaaagaaagataTAAAAATTAAAGTGTCTTGTCAACTAAAAAtaaatttgtgtatatatatataaaattaaataattgaaaactaaattagatGTATTTGGATGCATAAATTAGGGGCATAAGAttggtatatttttattttaaCGCATATTAAAAATACAACTTATTAATATACatcttaaaccaaaaaaaaaattctaactcGTCCGTCAAACTCAATGGCAGCAAGAAATAGTCGTGATGTTGTGATGTCTGATCTCTCTTTCTACCCTCTTTCTCCTATCTTTCCTTAGTCTTGAACAACTTTTCTTGTTGTTAACTTCGTCTTGATGTTCCGCGTTCGAAACCTTAACGCGGAAAGAGTTGGGAAATCAGCGTCTTTTAAATCCGCGTCTTTACTAAGATCACATTGCGCCTGCCCTTAGTAACAACGAAACTGCACTTACTATATCGAGTTTTACAAGTAAAAGAGGCCAAATTAGCATTCTTCATTGCGGAGTACCGTCCCCTTTGTTGTCCTGTCTGATCTCTCTTTCTGCGCACTTTCTCCTACTACTTTCTTTAGTCTTCAACGGAGTTATTACCTTAGATTTAATGTTCCCTTGCTTCTCATTTTGCCTTCTTCCTCCTTTCAGTTCTATAGCATCAATATGGCAGCACTTCAGATAGATCTGACTGTTCTCCAACCCCACACTCTGCGTCTAAGCCGCTTCCTCTTCTTTGTCGCAATTTCATTATCATGCTTAGCCTTTCATTGTAATGGAGTGTGTGAGGTTTTCAGCTGTGGGAATTACAGTATGGATTTTCCATTTGGAAAGTTGGGCAGCGGCTGCGGTGACCCTAAGCTTCAGGTGGAGTGTGATAATACAACTCAGAAGCCTCTAATTAATATTGGGGGCTACCAATACTACATACTGGAGTCCCGCAGTTACTCCCCAAATACTTACCCTAGCATGAGGATATTATACAAGAAATTTGAGCAAGATGAATGCGCTTTATCAGAGAGTGTCTATGATCAGTTCTGGAGTGCCGAACAGTTCCATATTGTAGGAGGATACACAAATTTGACACTATGGAAAACATGCAATACTGGTGATGGGTATGGTGCGATTCCAGGATTGAGCAATTTAACGTGTAATGAACATCAATACTTTACTGGCAGTCCTTTAGACTTGAGTCAGTACTGTACATCAGACTTTAGGATTACCTTGAATAGAACAGTGTGGGCATCGGGAAAATATCTCCTGTCTCAGATGATTGACCAAGGGATCACTATAGAATGGCTTGCAAGCGGAGATTGTAAGCATTGCGAGACAGATTCCAGAAACTGCACTCATCTCATAAGCTCATCTTTCTGCTACTGCGATGCTATGTCCTATTCACAATGCTCCAGTGGTAAGGCTTCTAATCCAGTTTCTTTATATCGAATTATAGGAGATAATATGCAAACTCTAAATGTAGAGATGTTAAATTTACTCATTCTTAATAATCGCCTTGATTTCTTAGTTGTAGGTAATTCCAAGACTCCCGTTATTCTAGGTGAGTGCCGTTATCTCTAACCTAAATCTTCATATCTCACTGATGTCAGTATCAATCATACGTCTGAGATCCAAAACCCTCTATCTGATTTCAGGAGCGGCCATTGGAGGCGGTGTTTTATTCGTAGCTGCGATACTGATTGTCGTTTTTTGTCGCAAGAGATCATCGGCCGCTAAGGAGCTCCAGCTTCGCATGGCCATGGAACCTTCTCTTACGAAAGTGGAGCAATTCCTTGATGATTATGCTCATGAAATGCCCACCAGATATTCTTTTTCTCAGCTGAAGAAGATCACCAACAACTTCGCTGATAAATTGGGGGAAGGAGGTTTCGGTGTGGTTTATAAAGGAAAACTTCCCCGTGGCAATTTGGTTGCTGTCAAAATTCTGGATCAGTCAAGACACATTGAAATTCAGTTTATGAATGAAGTTGCAACCATTGGAAGGATCCATCATGTTCATCTGGTTCGCCTGATGGGATATTGTTTTGATGGATTTAGAAGCGCGCTCATATATGAGTACATGGTGAATGGGTCTCTGGAGAAGTTCATATTTGtcggagaaaagaaaggaagaattcTAAACGGAGAAGAGCTTTATTCAATTGCTTTGGGTACTGCCCGCGGAATTGCATATCTACACCAAGATTGTCAGCGGCGTAtaattcattttgatattaaaccCCACAACATATTACTGGATGAAGATTTCACACCAAAAGTAGCTGATTTTGGTCTGGCTAAACTCTGTGGGAAGAAAGAGGACCATATATCAATGACAGCCGCAAGAGGAACACCAGGATATGCTGCTCCGGAGGTTTGGAATAGAAATTTGGGACCTGTTACGGGCAAATCAGACGTTTACAGTTTTGGAATGGTATTATTGgagattgttggaggaaggaaGAATATTGAATTACAAGCAGACCGATCCAGTCAGTTGTATCTTCCAGAGTGGGTATTCAAGTTGATGCAGAATGGGCAGCTGGAGATGATGTTGAgaggaagaggaaaggaagaaaTAAAATGGGAAGATGAAGAAAAGGCGAGAAGACTGGCCAAAGTAGGACTATGGTGCATTCAGTACAACTCCAGAGATCGACCAAGCATGAGCAGAGTGGTTCAAATGTTGGAAGGAAATGGTCATGATGTGAGCAATCCTCCCCTGCCTTTCAACTCAGCCCCTGCGTCTCAAGCAGTTTTACCATTTTCTAGCGAAGAATTTTCTTCCACGGTGTAAAACTGCCCTTCAGTTATGCATTGACTTTAGAAGTCTCTGTAATGATTATTAAAATATAGTAAAAAAAGTAGAGAAAAGATTGTATATGCAACAACATGAAAGGATGAAGAAGGATTAATAGAAATTTGATGTATTTCTACTTTATGTGCAAAGATTGTAAAAattgttttaaagaaaaaacagaacattttgaaaaaaaaaaatagagtttgAAAAACAGAGTAGTCTTAAAACATGAAATTGAAACGAAATCTATATGAATGTGCACCCCTCAATGCCAAAAATAAACAGATTATATTAGGGTTGCATGCCCTATTGGATAGTTAATATAACAGCACctttaaaaaatttcaatcattttgacTGTTGCTGGTTTAGTTacaaaaaaaattctgaaataggTGACAGAGCGCGTATTGACCGCGTAAGCGCTCAGCTTTTTTTTGAATGGTATTACTGAATACAACCGGAAGGATGAAGAACATTGAGTTGCAGGTGAGTTGTTCGATTCAATTGTATTTTCCTGAATGGGCGTTCAAAATGATAGAGAGTGGGGAGTTGGAAAAGAGGTTGAGAGAAAAAGGTATAAGATGCGACATGGAAGTGGAAGATGAAGAGAAGGTGAGGAGAATGGCGAAATTAGGACATGAGCAGAGTCGTACAAATGGTGGAAGGAAACGGTGATGATGTAAGCAATCCTCCATTACTTTTCAACTCCTCCCTACCGCGTGAAGCACCATTGTCATCTTCCTCCGAAGAATCTTCATCCATGTTATAGAGTCCCGGAGAAGACTTCTAATCTATCCATCCATCCATCTAGAAATGAGATGATGCAAGGAGCCATCCTCATTCCACGTAAGTAACTCATCCCCATCCCTGTTCTCGAACAACCTTAAGAGAGCCAATGTTCGAGTATTGCTATTTTATAACTCTTTTCCTCTTAGGAGATGATACAAGGAGGCATACTCTAATCGAGTAAAAAATTGTATGTATATTTTTAATTTTCCAATGTTTTATTTTAGATTATTGGAATTTGTCAACTTTGATTCGGTTGCACATGGTGATAGTATAAGGTCTATTAATATTCAGAATTTTTTAATTGATAatatttaatagatgaataatttattaatattattattttaataataataatattgagatTGTTTAGTGGTTCCATTATagttttatatttgatttttaGCATAAAATTTTATCTTTTATGACTATCCATTAAGTTGAAtagcttatatttatttatattcttttaCTAATTTTTATCAACAATTTTTTAGAAATTATGGATCAACTTTTTATTGGTCTTCCTTTCTTATTATGTTTTTGTTATGTAACTTTGAAATCGTTAGTTGTTTTCTCATTTGTCTTATTTATAGTTTGTGTCCAGTGTTATCAAAGTAGGAGTTAAATCCTATAATGTTCAAAGATGTGTGAACTCTATTACCAAAAGCAATTGTGTTTTTTGTTAGATTGCAAGTGGATGAGAGGAGTTGTGGATCATATAAGAAAAAGAGGAGTAGGAAACAACTAAGGGAGTAAAGCATTGCATATAAAAGATGTTACAAACATGTTGAGTATGAATAAGGCACAACTCAATGccatgaaaaaattaaaatttggcattatataaatttttatttgttGGTCTTTATCAAAATATAGGTCAAATATAGAATTGGTTATTTTAAGCTTTAAatgtaattaaaaaaataattcccCCAAACCTCTATTGTAGAGCTCAGGTTTTATGTGGTTAAATCttatttggttttacaatattttgaATTCCCAATTTGACTGTGTCCACCAAGGTTGGCATGTTTAGGTGTCGACCTTTGGTTTGGTCAATTTCGAAGTTGATATCAATCAATCATAGAAGCTAAGAATCATCTACAAGAAAGACACTTGTggcacaaaagagatcaagaaaatattgtacacTCTTTAACAACCAGAGAATTAAATATTTTTGCACaactaatgctaaaattaggagaactaaatcaatgcaaagtaggagctaaattaagctcaactacagaTAGAACTAAAGATTGAAAAGAAAATTCGACATAAAaaaaaaaagcacctaagtttagcttaagtgaaaaagtaattaaatgATCAAATTAGTAAATAATTAGTTAAATGTCCTAATTAATCCACCACCaacccttaagattaacttagggataagataAAGAGCTAATGATGATTAAAAAATGTATGCATGAATAAGTCCTGACAACTAGGCCTAGTTAGGTACTCATATACaaaccaatgcaactctcacaaacaaagaaaaggagaaaaacctagCGTGAGAataatcctctccaaaagagagaaagaaatgaATAAATAAAGTACATGTGACAAGAATGAAGGACTCAAGATGTCCCCCAAGTAATAAA contains the following coding sequences:
- the LOC131039175 gene encoding rust resistance kinase Lr10 isoform X1 produces the protein MAALQIDLTVLQPHTLRLSRFLFFVAISLSCLAFHCNGVCEVFSCGNYSMDFPFGKLGSGCGDPKLQVECDNTTQKPLINIGGYQYYILESRSYSPNTYPSMRILYKKFEQDECALSESVYDQFWSAEQFHIVGGYTNLTLWKTCNTGDGYGAIPGLSNLTCNEHQYFTGSPLDLSQYCTSDFRITLNRTVWASGKYLLSQMIDQGITIEWLASGDCKHCETDSRNCTHLISSSFCYCDAMSYSQCSSVVGNSKTPVILGAAIGGGVLFVAAILIVVFCRKRSSAAKELQLRMAMEPSLTKVEQFLDDYAHEMPTRYSFSQLKKITNNFADKLGEGGFGVVYKGKLPRGNLVAVKILDQSRHIEIQFMNEVATIGRIHHVHLVRLMGYCFDGFRSALIYEYMVNGSLEKFIFVGEKKGRILNGEELYSIALGTARGIAYLHQDCQRRIIHFDIKPHNILLDEDFTPKVADFGLAKLCGKKEDHISMTAARGTPGYAAPEVWNRNLGPVTGKSDVYSFGMVLLEIVGGRKNIELQADRSSQLYLPEWVFKLMQNGQLEMMLRGRGKEEIKWEDEEKARRLAKVGLWCIQYNSRDRPSMSRVVQMLEGNGHDVSNPPLPFNSAPASQAVLPFSSEEFSSTV
- the LOC131039175 gene encoding rust resistance kinase Lr10 isoform X2; translated protein: MAALQIDLTVLQPHTLRLSRFLFFVAISLSCLAFHCNGVCEVFSCGNYSMDFPFGKLGSGCGDPKLQVECDNTTQKPLINIGGYQYYILESRSYSPNTYPSMRILYKKFEQDECALSESVYDQFWSAEQFHIVGGYTNLTLWKTCNTGDGYGAIPGLSNLTCNEHQYFTGSPLDLSQYCTSDFRITLNRTVWASGKYLLSQMIDQGITIEWLASGDCKHCETDSRNCTHLISSSFCYCDAMSYSQCSSGNSKTPVILGAAIGGGVLFVAAILIVVFCRKRSSAAKELQLRMAMEPSLTKVEQFLDDYAHEMPTRYSFSQLKKITNNFADKLGEGGFGVVYKGKLPRGNLVAVKILDQSRHIEIQFMNEVATIGRIHHVHLVRLMGYCFDGFRSALIYEYMVNGSLEKFIFVGEKKGRILNGEELYSIALGTARGIAYLHQDCQRRIIHFDIKPHNILLDEDFTPKVADFGLAKLCGKKEDHISMTAARGTPGYAAPEVWNRNLGPVTGKSDVYSFGMVLLEIVGGRKNIELQADRSSQLYLPEWVFKLMQNGQLEMMLRGRGKEEIKWEDEEKARRLAKVGLWCIQYNSRDRPSMSRVVQMLEGNGHDVSNPPLPFNSAPASQAVLPFSSEEFSSTV
- the LOC131039175 gene encoding rust resistance kinase Lr10 isoform X3, with the protein product MAALQIDLTVLQPHTLRLSRFLFFVAISLSCLAFHCNGVCEVFSCGNYSMDFPFGKLGSGCGDPKLQVECDNTTQKPLINIGGYQYYILESRSYSPNTYPSMRILYKKFEQDECALSESVYDQFWSAEQFHIVGGYTNLTLWKTCNTGDGYGAIPGLSNLTCNEHQYFTGSPLDLSQYCTSDFRITLNRTVWASGKYLLSQMIDQGITIEWLASGDCKHCETDSRNCTHLISSSFCYCDAMSYSQCSSGAAIGGGVLFVAAILIVVFCRKRSSAAKELQLRMAMEPSLTKVEQFLDDYAHEMPTRYSFSQLKKITNNFADKLGEGGFGVVYKGKLPRGNLVAVKILDQSRHIEIQFMNEVATIGRIHHVHLVRLMGYCFDGFRSALIYEYMVNGSLEKFIFVGEKKGRILNGEELYSIALGTARGIAYLHQDCQRRIIHFDIKPHNILLDEDFTPKVADFGLAKLCGKKEDHISMTAARGTPGYAAPEVWNRNLGPVTGKSDVYSFGMVLLEIVGGRKNIELQADRSSQLYLPEWVFKLMQNGQLEMMLRGRGKEEIKWEDEEKARRLAKVGLWCIQYNSRDRPSMSRVVQMLEGNGHDVSNPPLPFNSAPASQAVLPFSSEEFSSTV